The following coding sequences lie in one Pectobacterium sp. A5351 genomic window:
- a CDS encoding ABC transporter substrate-binding protein, whose protein sequence is MKKAILHTLIASSLALVAMPSLAADNVELRMSWWGGNSRHQQTLKAIEEFHKQHPNITVKAEYTGWDGHLSRLTTQIAGNTEPDVMQTNWNWLPIFSKNGDGFYDLNKVKDSLDLTQFETKELQNTTVNGKLNGIPISVTARVFYFNTESWKKAGLEYPKTWDELLNAGKVFKEKLGDQYYPIVLEHQDSLALLNSYMVQKYNIPAIDVKAQKFAYSDAQWAEFFGMYKKLIDSHVMPDAKYYASFGKSNMYEMKPWITGEWSGTYMWNSTITKYSDNLQPPAKLELGSYPMLPGAKDAGLFFKPAQMLSIGKSTKYPKESAQLINFLLNSKEGAQALGLERGVPLSKAAVAQLTADGVIKDDAPAVAGLKLALSLPHDVAVSPYFDDPQIVSLFGDTIQSIDYGQKSVEDAAKYFQRQSERILKRAMK, encoded by the coding sequence ATGAAAAAAGCGATCCTACACACGTTAATAGCTTCATCTCTGGCGTTAGTGGCAATGCCGTCTTTGGCCGCTGATAATGTGGAATTGAGAATGTCATGGTGGGGCGGCAACAGCCGTCACCAACAGACGCTCAAGGCTATTGAAGAGTTCCATAAGCAGCATCCGAACATCACCGTGAAAGCGGAATACACTGGCTGGGATGGTCACCTGTCTCGTCTGACAACACAGATCGCCGGTAATACCGAGCCAGACGTGATGCAGACCAACTGGAACTGGCTGCCAATTTTCTCTAAAAACGGCGATGGTTTTTACGATCTGAACAAAGTGAAAGATTCTCTGGATCTGACCCAGTTCGAAACCAAAGAGCTGCAAAACACCACGGTCAACGGCAAACTGAACGGTATTCCAATTTCCGTTACTGCTCGCGTGTTCTATTTCAACACCGAAAGCTGGAAAAAAGCCGGTCTGGAATATCCGAAAACGTGGGACGAGCTGCTGAACGCCGGTAAAGTGTTCAAAGAAAAACTGGGCGACCAATACTACCCTATCGTATTGGAACATCAGGATTCTCTGGCGCTGCTGAACTCTTATATGGTTCAGAAGTACAACATTCCAGCGATTGATGTAAAAGCTCAAAAATTCGCCTACAGCGATGCGCAATGGGCTGAATTCTTTGGCATGTACAAAAAACTGATCGACAGCCATGTCATGCCTGATGCGAAGTACTATGCCTCTTTCGGCAAGAGCAACATGTATGAAATGAAGCCATGGATCACAGGCGAATGGTCTGGTACTTACATGTGGAACTCCACCATTACCAAATACTCTGACAACCTGCAACCACCAGCAAAACTGGAATTGGGTAGCTACCCAATGCTGCCAGGTGCGAAAGATGCCGGCTTGTTCTTCAAACCTGCACAGATGCTGTCTATCGGTAAATCGACTAAGTATCCTAAAGAGTCTGCTCAGTTGATCAACTTCCTGCTGAACAGCAAAGAAGGTGCTCAGGCTCTGGGTCTGGAACGTGGTGTTCCATTGAGTAAAGCGGCTGTTGCTCAGCTGACTGCTGATGGTGTCATCAAAGACGATGCTCCAGCAGTTGCCGGGTTGAAACTGGCGCTGTCTCTGCCACATGACGTTGCCGTTTCTCCATATTTCGACGATCCGCAAATCGTTTCTCTGTTTGGTGATACCATCCAGTCTATCGATTACGGCCAGAAATCTGTGGAAGACGCAGCGAAATACTTCCAGCGTCAATCTGAGCGTATTCTGAAACGCGCAATGAAATAA
- a CDS encoding ABC transporter ATP-binding protein produces MAEVIFNKLEKVYSNGFKAVHGIDLTIKDGEFMVIVGPSGCAKSTTLRMLAGLETISGGEVRIGERVVNNLAPKERGIAMVFQNYALYPHMTVKENLAFGLKLSKIPKEQIEAQVAEAAKILELEELMDRLPRQLSGGQAQRVAVGRAIVKKPDVFLFDEPLSNLDAKLRASMRIRISDLHKQLKKSGKAATSVYVTHDQTEAMTMGDRICVMKLGHIMQVDTPDNLYHYPVNMFVAGFIGSPEMNIKPCKLVEKDGQVGVVVGNNALVLSAEKQDKVRSYIGQDVFFGVRPDYVSVSDTPFEGSHSQGELVRVENMGHEFFMYIKVDGFELTSRIPYDEGRLIIEKGLHRPVYFQFDMEKCHIFDAKTEKNISL; encoded by the coding sequence ATGGCTGAAGTTATTTTCAATAAACTGGAAAAAGTATACTCCAACGGTTTCAAAGCCGTTCACGGCATCGACCTGACGATTAAAGACGGCGAATTCATGGTTATCGTCGGCCCGTCTGGCTGTGCGAAATCCACTACGCTGCGCATGCTGGCAGGCCTGGAAACCATTAGCGGCGGTGAAGTTCGCATCGGTGAACGCGTTGTTAACAATCTGGCGCCAAAAGAGCGTGGGATTGCGATGGTGTTCCAGAACTATGCCCTCTACCCTCACATGACGGTAAAAGAGAACCTGGCGTTTGGTCTGAAGCTGAGCAAAATTCCTAAAGAGCAAATCGAAGCGCAGGTAGCAGAAGCGGCCAAAATTCTGGAGCTGGAAGAACTGATGGATCGTCTGCCGCGCCAGCTGTCTGGTGGTCAGGCACAGCGTGTGGCCGTAGGCCGCGCCATCGTTAAAAAACCAGATGTGTTCCTGTTTGACGAACCGTTGTCAAACCTGGATGCCAAACTGCGTGCTTCCATGCGTATCCGTATTTCCGACCTGCATAAGCAGTTGAAGAAAAGCGGTAAAGCGGCGACAAGCGTATATGTTACCCACGATCAGACTGAAGCAATGACCATGGGCGACCGTATCTGCGTGATGAAACTCGGTCACATCATGCAGGTTGATACGCCGGATAACCTGTACCACTACCCTGTCAACATGTTCGTTGCTGGCTTCATTGGTTCACCAGAAATGAACATCAAGCCATGCAAACTGGTCGAGAAAGACGGTCAGGTTGGCGTTGTTGTGGGTAATAACGCGCTGGTGTTAAGTGCTGAAAAACAAGATAAAGTCCGCAGCTATATCGGACAAGACGTATTCTTCGGCGTTCGCCCAGACTATGTTTCCGTGTCAGATACGCCATTTGAAGGCAGCCACTCACAGGGTGAGCTGGTTCGCGTAGAAAACATGGGTCACGAATTCTTTATGTACATTAAAGTCGATGGCTTTGAATTAACCAGCCGCATTCCTTATGACGAAGGTCGGCTGATTATCGAGAAGGGACTGCATCGTCCGGTATATTTCCAGTTCGACATGGAAAAATGCCATATTTTTGATGCAAAAACAGAAAAAAATATCTCTCTTTAA
- a CDS encoding carbohydrate ABC transporter permease, whose product MADMHSNLTTAQEVAAAEVRRTLRKEKLSAAIRYVILLFVGLLMLYPLAWMFSASFKPNHEIFTTLGLWPAHATWDGFVNGWKTGTEYNFGHYMINTFQYVIPKVVLTVISSVIVAYGFARFDIPWKNFWFATLIATMLLPSTVLLIPQYLMFREMGMLNSYLPLYLPVAFATQGFFVFMLIQFLRGVPRDMEEAAQIDGCNSFQVLWYVVVPILKPAIISVALFQFMWSMNDFIGPLIYVYSVDKYPIALALKMSIDVTEGAPWNEILAMSSISILPSIIVFFLAQRYFVQGVTSSGIKG is encoded by the coding sequence ATGGCTGACATGCATTCAAACCTGACTACAGCACAAGAAGTTGCTGCTGCAGAAGTACGCCGCACGCTGCGTAAAGAAAAACTCAGTGCCGCTATCCGTTACGTGATACTGCTGTTTGTTGGTTTACTGATGCTTTATCCATTAGCGTGGATGTTCTCGGCGTCGTTCAAACCGAACCATGAGATCTTCACGACGTTGGGTCTGTGGCCTGCTCACGCCACCTGGGACGGTTTCGTTAACGGTTGGAAAACCGGTACGGAATACAATTTCGGTCACTACATGATTAACACTTTCCAGTATGTGATTCCGAAAGTGGTTCTGACCGTCATCTCCTCGGTGATTGTGGCTTATGGTTTCGCTCGCTTTGACATTCCGTGGAAGAATTTCTGGTTTGCCACGCTGATTGCCACCATGCTGCTGCCAAGCACCGTGTTGCTGATTCCGCAGTACCTCATGTTCCGTGAAATGGGCATGCTGAACAGCTATCTGCCACTGTACTTGCCGGTCGCGTTTGCAACACAAGGGTTCTTTGTGTTCATGCTGATCCAGTTCCTGCGTGGTGTACCACGTGATATGGAAGAAGCCGCCCAGATCGATGGCTGTAACTCTTTCCAGGTTCTGTGGTATGTGGTCGTGCCGATTTTGAAACCAGCCATCATCTCTGTTGCGCTGTTCCAGTTCATGTGGTCAATGAACGACTTCATCGGTCCGCTGATTTATGTTTATAGCGTGGATAAATATCCGATTGCGCTGGCGCTGAAAATGTCTATCGACGTTACAGAAGGCGCTCCGTGGAATGAAATTCTGGCCATGTCCAGCATCTCCATTCTGCCATCCATTATTGTTTTCTTCCTGGCACAGCGCTACTTCGTACAAGGCGTAACCAGCAGCGGAATTAAAGGTTAA
- a CDS encoding carbohydrate ABC transporter permease codes for MNENRMLGLAYISPYIIGLIVFTAFPFVSSFILSFTEYDLINSPEFTGLENYHRMFLEDDLFWKSMGVTFAYVFLTIPLKLIFALLIAFVLNFKLRGIGFFRTAYYVPSILGSSVAIAVLWRALFAIDGLLNSFLGVFGFDAINWLGEPSLALMSVTLLRVWQFGSAMVIFLAALQNVPQSQYEAAMIDGASKWQMFLKVTVPLITPVIFFNFIMQTTQAFQEFTAPYVITGGGPTHYTYLFSLYIYDTAFKYFDMGYGAALAWVLFLVVAVFASISFKSSKYWVFYSADKGGKNG; via the coding sequence ATGAATGAAAACAGAATGCTGGGGTTAGCCTATATCTCCCCCTATATTATAGGGCTGATAGTTTTTACCGCTTTCCCCTTTGTTTCGTCATTTATCCTCAGTTTTACTGAGTATGATTTGATAAATTCACCTGAATTTACGGGGCTAGAAAACTATCACCGTATGTTCCTGGAAGATGATCTCTTTTGGAAATCAATGGGCGTTACCTTTGCCTATGTATTTCTGACCATTCCATTGAAATTAATCTTCGCACTGTTAATTGCGTTTGTACTTAATTTCAAATTACGTGGTATCGGTTTCTTCCGTACTGCTTACTATGTGCCTTCTATTCTGGGCAGCAGCGTAGCAATCGCCGTATTGTGGCGTGCACTGTTCGCCATCGATGGTTTGTTAAACAGCTTTCTCGGCGTATTTGGTTTTGACGCCATCAACTGGCTGGGCGAACCGTCTCTGGCACTGATGTCGGTAACCCTGCTGCGCGTATGGCAGTTTGGTTCAGCGATGGTTATCTTCCTGGCTGCATTGCAGAACGTTCCGCAATCACAGTATGAAGCGGCAATGATCGACGGTGCATCCAAATGGCAAATGTTCCTGAAAGTAACGGTACCGCTGATTACACCGGTTATTTTCTTTAACTTTATCATGCAGACCACTCAGGCATTCCAGGAGTTTACGGCACCTTACGTCATCACTGGCGGCGGTCCAACGCACTACACCTACCTGTTCTCGCTCTATATCTACGATACGGCGTTCAAGTATTTCGATATGGGCTACGGTGCTGCCTTGGCATGGGTTCTGTTCCTGGTTGTTGCGGTATTTGCGTCTATTTCCTTTAAGTCGTCGAAATACTGGGTGTTCTACTCCGCTGATAAAGGAGGAAAAAATGGCTGA
- the pelW gene encoding pectate disaccharide-lyase PelW, whose amino-acid sequence MSIFENLYTSRKSQLDEWVAALDSHIACVQDKGRSQTKPTLLLADGFDVENYAPAMWQFPDGHSAPISNFASQQNWLRTLCAMSVVTGNDSYQQHAIAQSEYFLHHFVDDNSGLFYWGGHRFINLDTLAGEGPESKAQVHELKHHLPYYALLHRVNAEKTLNFFQGFWNAHVEDWDSLDLGRHGDYAKKRDPNVFLHARHDVVDPVRWPLLPLTKGLTFVNAGTDLIYAAFKYAEYTGDSHAAAWGKHLYRQYVLARNPETGMPVYQFSSPQQRQPVPEDDNQTQSWFGDRAQRQFGAEFGEIAREANVLFRDMRPLLIDNPLAILDILRTQPDAEMLDWVISGLKNYYQYAYDVTSNTLRPMWNNGQDMTGYRFKRDGYYGKAGTELKPFALEGDYLLPLVRAYRLSGDEELHTLVNTMLTRLNKEDIQSIASPVLLLTVIELADHKQSESWAHYAAQLAGVLFEQHFHRGLFVRSSQHRYVRLDDTYPLALLTFVAACRNKLNDIPPYLTQGGYVHGDFHVNGENRIVYDVELIYPELLTS is encoded by the coding sequence ATGAGTATTTTTGAAAACTTATACACCAGCAGGAAATCGCAGCTCGACGAATGGGTTGCAGCACTCGATAGCCACATTGCCTGCGTTCAGGATAAAGGCCGCAGCCAAACTAAGCCGACGTTATTATTGGCTGATGGTTTTGATGTGGAAAATTATGCCCCTGCGATGTGGCAATTCCCTGATGGACATAGCGCACCTATTTCTAATTTTGCTAGCCAGCAAAATTGGTTAAGAACGCTGTGTGCCATGAGCGTAGTTACCGGTAATGATAGCTATCAGCAGCACGCTATCGCACAAAGCGAATATTTCCTGCATCACTTCGTTGATGATAACAGCGGCCTGTTCTACTGGGGCGGTCACCGTTTTATTAATCTGGATACGCTGGCAGGAGAAGGGCCAGAATCCAAAGCTCAGGTGCATGAATTAAAGCACCATCTGCCCTATTACGCACTTTTACACCGTGTTAATGCAGAAAAGACACTGAATTTCTTTCAGGGTTTCTGGAACGCGCATGTTGAAGACTGGGATTCACTGGATCTGGGTCGCCATGGCGACTACGCCAAGAAACGCGATCCCAATGTTTTCCTGCATGCTCGCCATGACGTCGTCGATCCGGTACGGTGGCCTCTTCTGCCGTTAACGAAGGGCCTGACTTTTGTTAATGCTGGCACAGATCTGATTTATGCCGCGTTCAAATATGCCGAATACACGGGCGATAGCCATGCTGCGGCCTGGGGTAAACACCTTTATCGCCAATACGTGTTGGCACGCAACCCAGAAACCGGTATGCCGGTGTATCAGTTCAGTTCACCACAGCAGCGCCAGCCCGTGCCGGAAGACGATAACCAGACGCAGTCCTGGTTTGGCGATCGCGCGCAACGTCAGTTTGGTGCAGAGTTTGGTGAAATCGCACGTGAAGCCAATGTGTTATTCCGAGATATGCGTCCGCTGCTGATTGATAATCCTCTGGCCATACTGGATATCCTGCGTACACAGCCCGATGCCGAAATGCTGGACTGGGTGATTTCAGGGTTAAAGAATTACTATCAGTACGCCTATGATGTCACCAGTAATACGCTGCGTCCTATGTGGAATAACGGCCAGGACATGACAGGTTACCGTTTTAAACGCGATGGTTATTACGGCAAGGCGGGAACAGAATTAAAACCGTTTGCATTAGAAGGTGATTATTTATTACCACTGGTTCGTGCTTATCGTCTGAGCGGCGATGAGGAATTGCATACACTGGTTAACACCATGCTGACGCGACTGAACAAAGAAGACATTCAATCCATCGCCAGCCCGGTACTCTTGTTGACCGTCATCGAACTGGCCGACCACAAACAATCCGAATCCTGGGCACATTACGCCGCGCAACTGGCTGGCGTTCTGTTTGAACAACATTTCCATCGTGGTCTGTTTGTTCGCTCCTCACAGCATCGTTATGTTCGTCTGGATGATACCTATCCGCTGGCTTTACTGACTTTCGTTGCCGCTTGTCGCAACAAATTAAACGATATCCCGCCGTACCTGACACAGGGTGGATATGTTCACGGTGATTTTCACGTTAACGGGGAAAATAGAATTGTTTATGACGTGGAATTAATTTATCCAGAGTTATTAACATCTTAA
- the kduD gene encoding 2-dehydro-3-deoxy-D-gluconate 5-dehydrogenase KduD, with amino-acid sequence MILNSFDLQGKVALITGCDTGLGQGMAIGLAQAGCDIVGVNIVEPKDTIEKVTALGRRFLSLTADMSNVAGHAELVEKAVAEFGHVDILVNNAGIIRREDAIDFSEKNWDDVMNLNIKSVFFMSQTVARQFIKQGKGGKIINIASMLSFQGGIRVPSYTASKSAVMGVTRLMANEWAKHGINVNAIAPGYMATNNTQQLRADEERSKEILDRIPAGRWGLPQDLMGPAVFLASSASDYINGYTIAVDGGWLAR; translated from the coding sequence ATGATTTTAAATTCTTTTGATTTGCAAGGTAAAGTTGCTCTTATCACTGGTTGTGATACGGGTCTGGGTCAGGGTATGGCTATCGGTCTGGCGCAAGCTGGTTGTGATATCGTCGGCGTCAACATCGTTGAACCGAAAGACACCATCGAAAAAGTCACTGCACTGGGACGCCGTTTCCTCAGCCTGACTGCTGACATGAGCAATGTCGCTGGTCACGCAGAACTGGTAGAAAAAGCTGTTGCTGAATTTGGCCACGTTGACATTCTGGTCAACAACGCCGGTATCATCCGTCGTGAAGATGCGATCGATTTCAGCGAGAAAAACTGGGACGACGTAATGAACCTGAACATTAAGAGCGTTTTCTTTATGTCTCAGACCGTTGCTCGCCAGTTCATCAAGCAAGGTAAAGGCGGTAAGATCATCAATATCGCTTCTATGCTGTCCTTCCAGGGGGGTATCCGCGTACCTTCTTATACCGCATCCAAAAGCGCCGTTATGGGCGTAACGCGTCTGATGGCGAACGAGTGGGCAAAACACGGTATCAACGTCAACGCAATTGCACCGGGATATATGGCGACCAACAATACCCAGCAACTGCGCGCCGATGAAGAACGCAGTAAAGAAATCCTGGATCGTATCCCGGCAGGCCGTTGGGGTTTACCGCAGGACCTGATGGGCCCAGCCGTATTCCTGGCTTCCAGCGCATCTGACTACATCAACGGTTACACGATTGCTGTTGATGGTGGCTGGTTGGCTCGCTAA
- a CDS encoding cupin domain-containing protein, which produces MRRYFIDDETPWEELGGGIKRKIMTWSDELMMVYVHFDKGAIGTPHFHEIHDQIAYVAAGSFEVEIEGEKRILKTGDAYLAVKNEMHGVVSLEDGSVLIDAFSPKRADFL; this is translated from the coding sequence ATGAGAAGATACTTTATTGATGATGAAACGCCATGGGAAGAACTTGGCGGTGGGATTAAACGTAAGATCATGACCTGGAGCGATGAGCTGATGATGGTCTACGTGCACTTTGATAAAGGTGCGATTGGTACGCCACACTTCCATGAAATTCACGATCAGATTGCTTATGTTGCTGCAGGCAGCTTTGAAGTGGAGATCGAAGGTGAGAAACGTATCCTGAAAACCGGCGACGCTTATCTGGCGGTGAAAAACGAGATGCATGGTGTCGTCTCGCTGGAAGATGGCAGCGTCCTGATCGATGCGTTTTCGCCTAAGCGCGCTGACTTCCTGTAA
- the hxpB gene encoding hexitol phosphatase HxpB: protein MSFDSSLRAAIFDMDGLLIDSEPLWDKAELEVIASLGVDISLRQSMKDTLGLRIDMVVELWYQHSPWTTPGRDVVVRRIIDRAIELVAEQRPLLPGVEHALQLCREQNLKIGLASASPLHMQQQVLQMFNLEHYFDVLMSAETLPYSKPHPEVYLNAADALGVSPTQCVTLEDSVNGMIATKAARMRSIVIPQAEFRADARWVLADHKLDSLNQLTAKHLTQE, encoded by the coding sequence ATGTCCTTTGATTCTTCTCTACGCGCAGCGATTTTCGATATGGATGGGCTGCTGATTGATTCAGAACCGCTGTGGGATAAAGCAGAACTGGAAGTGATCGCCTCACTGGGCGTCGATATTTCGTTACGGCAGTCAATGAAAGATACGCTGGGCCTGCGCATCGATATGGTTGTCGAACTTTGGTATCAGCATTCCCCCTGGACAACACCTGGTCGGGATGTGGTTGTCCGCCGTATTATCGATCGCGCCATCGAACTCGTTGCCGAACAGCGCCCGCTCTTGCCCGGCGTCGAACATGCGCTGCAACTGTGCCGTGAACAGAATCTCAAAATTGGTTTGGCTTCCGCGTCGCCGCTCCACATGCAGCAGCAGGTGCTGCAAATGTTTAATCTGGAGCACTACTTTGATGTCTTAATGTCCGCTGAGACGCTGCCGTATAGCAAGCCTCATCCGGAAGTGTATTTGAATGCCGCAGATGCGCTTGGCGTTTCCCCCACACAATGCGTTACGCTGGAAGATTCAGTGAACGGGATGATCGCCACCAAGGCAGCACGCATGCGTTCAATCGTTATTCCGCAGGCAGAGTTCCGCGCTGACGCCCGTTGGGTACTGGCCGATCATAAGCTGGACTCGCTGAACCAACTGACTGCAAAGCATTTAACGCAGGAATAA
- a CDS encoding YniB family protein, with translation MTYQQAGRIAVVKRIAGWILFIPALLSTFVSLANYLYAYTQKKQGIDAVLLDFLHLMVDMVRFNTPFLNIFWYNSPVPDFTRFFSGATLMFWLIYILIFIGLALQVSGARMSRQAKAIKEGIEDQLILEKMKGDGGNTRETLESRVVVPGHTIFVQFFPLYILPVIIVGVGYLVLRLLGLPV, from the coding sequence ATGACGTATCAACAGGCTGGCCGTATTGCCGTCGTTAAACGCATTGCCGGATGGATCCTTTTTATTCCCGCGCTGCTTTCAACGTTCGTCTCGCTGGCTAACTATCTCTACGCGTATACCCAGAAAAAACAGGGCATTGACGCCGTTCTCCTGGATTTTCTGCATCTGATGGTCGACATGGTGCGTTTTAATACACCTTTCCTGAATATTTTTTGGTACAACTCGCCGGTACCGGATTTTACGCGCTTTTTCAGTGGGGCGACGCTGATGTTTTGGCTGATCTACATTCTGATTTTTATTGGCCTGGCATTGCAGGTTTCGGGGGCCCGGATGTCTCGTCAGGCGAAGGCAATAAAGGAAGGCATTGAAGATCAGTTGATTCTGGAAAAGATGAAAGGGGATGGTGGGAACACGCGTGAAACGCTTGAATCGCGTGTGGTGGTGCCTGGGCACACGATTTTTGTGCAATTTTTTCCGCTTTATATCCTGCCAGTGATTATTGTTGGCGTTGGCTATCTGGTATTGCGTTTATTAGGTTTGCCAGTCTGA
- a CDS encoding fructosamine kinase family protein, translating into MWQAISRLLEEHHGTADIQEHRELSGGEIHPAWYVRYGEHDVFVKCDSREMLAKFTAEADQLYLLSRSNTVRVPAVYGVGSSRDHSFLLLQYLPVKPLDAHSAWCLGEQLARLHQWSDQPQFGLDFDNDLSTTPQPNSWQRRWATFFAEQRIGWQLQLAAEKGMHFGHIETLIARVEERLAGHQPQPSLLHGDLWPDNCANSLDGAYLFDPACYWGDRECDLAMLPRYPALPAQIYDGYQSVWPLDKGFIDRQPIYQIYYLLNRANLFGGKHIVETQQLIERQLLS; encoded by the coding sequence ATGTGGCAAGCTATCAGCCGACTTTTGGAAGAGCATCACGGTACCGCGGATATTCAGGAACACCGCGAATTGTCCGGCGGTGAAATACACCCTGCCTGGTACGTCCGCTACGGCGAGCATGACGTCTTCGTAAAATGCGATAGTCGCGAAATGCTAGCCAAATTCACCGCTGAAGCCGACCAGCTTTACCTGCTGAGCCGCAGCAATACCGTGCGAGTGCCAGCCGTATACGGTGTCGGTAGTTCACGCGATCACAGCTTCCTGCTTCTGCAATACCTGCCCGTCAAACCGTTGGATGCCCACAGCGCCTGGTGTCTGGGTGAACAACTAGCTCGCCTGCACCAGTGGAGCGATCAGCCGCAATTTGGTCTGGATTTCGATAACGACCTCTCGACAACGCCTCAGCCAAATAGCTGGCAACGGCGCTGGGCGACCTTTTTTGCCGAACAGCGTATTGGATGGCAGTTACAGTTGGCTGCGGAAAAAGGGATGCACTTTGGTCACATTGAAACGCTGATCGCTCGCGTTGAGGAACGTCTGGCGGGGCATCAACCCCAACCGTCACTCTTGCACGGTGACCTGTGGCCAGATAACTGTGCGAATAGTTTGGATGGCGCTTATTTATTCGATCCAGCTTGCTATTGGGGGGACAGAGAATGCGACTTAGCGATGCTACCGCGCTACCCAGCCCTGCCCGCACAGATTTATGATGGTTACCAGAGCGTGTGGCCATTGGATAAAGGCTTTATCGATCGTCAACCCATTTACCAGATTTATTATCTGCTTAACCGCGCCAATCTTTTCGGCGGTAAACACATCGTTGAAACACAGCAACTCATCGAGCGACAACTCTTGAGTTAA
- a CDS encoding metal ABC transporter permease yields MTLISWLLDPLSYPFMQRALLAAVVTGTVCAVLSCYLVLKGWSLMGDAISHAVLPGIVVAFLLGIPLVIGAFVSGIFCAIATGYVKEHSRVKEDTVMGIIFSGMFALGLVMFARIDTDQHLNHILFGNVLGITQQELTQILLIAGVTLAIMLLKRRDFMLYCFDPNHARVIGLPVKLLHYGLLSLLAMTIVASLQAVGVILVIAMLIAPGIIAFMVCKRFERMVLVATLVSVISCIAGTLISFYIDGATGPCIVIVQALFFTLALTYHQLKLRRQAASQVATDAL; encoded by the coding sequence ATGACGCTGATAAGCTGGTTACTCGATCCCCTGTCCTATCCGTTCATGCAGCGTGCGCTACTCGCCGCCGTCGTCACGGGTACGGTTTGCGCGGTGCTGTCGTGCTATCTGGTGTTGAAAGGCTGGTCGCTAATGGGTGATGCCATTTCCCACGCCGTGCTGCCTGGTATTGTTGTCGCTTTTTTATTGGGGATTCCGCTGGTTATCGGGGCTTTTGTTTCCGGTATTTTTTGTGCGATAGCAACGGGATACGTGAAAGAACACAGCCGGGTCAAAGAAGACACGGTAATGGGGATCATCTTTTCCGGTATGTTTGCGCTGGGGCTCGTCATGTTTGCGCGCATCGATACCGACCAGCACCTGAACCATATCCTGTTTGGTAATGTGCTAGGCATCACTCAGCAAGAGCTGACGCAAATCTTACTGATTGCCGGAGTGACGTTAGCCATCATGTTGTTAAAACGGCGAGATTTCATGCTGTACTGCTTCGATCCCAATCATGCCCGCGTCATTGGCCTGCCCGTTAAGCTGCTGCACTACGGGTTATTAAGCCTGCTGGCAATGACTATCGTTGCATCATTGCAGGCCGTCGGCGTTATTCTGGTGATTGCGATGCTGATTGCGCCAGGCATTATTGCCTTCATGGTCTGTAAGCGCTTCGAGCGTATGGTGCTTGTCGCTACGCTGGTTTCCGTCATTTCCTGCATTGCTGGCACCTTGATCAGTTTCTATATCGACGGCGCGACGGGCCCTTGTATCGTCATCGTTCAGGCTCTGTTCTTTACGCTGGCGCTAACGTACCACCAGCTTAAACTGCGTCGTCAGGCGGCATCTCAGGTTGCCACCGACGCGCTGTAA